A window of Rosa rugosa chromosome 7, drRosRugo1.1, whole genome shotgun sequence genomic DNA:
CACTTTTATCTGGTTTAATGGAGAACACATATGAGTCATCAACTGTTGGCATTAACCCACTGAAAGTTGAAACGTCAGAAGATATTGGCAACAACAGACGGAATGATAACCTACTGTCGACTTTGGAGCAATTTGTGCAATTTCCAACCATTGAAGATCCACATTTTGGAATAGATCCATCAGTTCTTAAAAATGCAGGTGAATGTGAGATTGGTGTTCCGGCATTTTGTTCCACTGGAGAAGCAAATACAGTCAATCAGTCTACACACACTAGTGTGCTGGATATGGTGGAAAATCAGATATTTGGGTTGTCTTGTCAGGAGGAAGAACTTTTTGCCTTTTCTCAGAATGGCGGTTATAATTTTGGAGTTTTTGGAGAATCCTTTGGTGGTTTCAATTCTAACACCGCTGGAAGTGCAGCAGAACAACTGTTCAAATTCAATAATGATACAAGGCACAACAGTGTGAATAATTTCTTTGAATTTCCTGAAACTAGTGAGCTACACAAAGCACTTGGAACATCTTTCCAGAGACAAACCAATGAACAGTTATGGGATTTATCCATCTCCATTGATGATACATGTAGCAGCTCTGGTGTGCAGAAAGATCTTATTAGCAGCATTAACCCACCATGGTTTTCCAACGGATGTGATGCTGAGAACCTCTTGGAAGCTTCAGTAGCCAAAGATGACACATCATCTAGCATATCAGATGGTATTAAATCATGTACAACCTCATCAAGACAATTTTCTGCTTCCTATAAACAATTGAAATTTGAAGAGGGCGGCCCGATGGAATGTGAACCAATGATATGGAGCCATACATCTGCTTTGCCTGCCACGCGCAAGACTTCATCTTCTTTCACAGGCATGATGAACACTGTGGTTGACAATGAGCAGGAAGAAAAGGGAACAAAAGGACACACTCCTACTCAGCCTAAAAGGGAACAGAAGTTGTCCGGCACCAATGCAAGAAGGGCCAAACCTGGCAATAGCCCAAAGCTAAGACCAAGAGATA
This region includes:
- the LOC133723359 gene encoding transcription factor LHW-like isoform X5, translated to MSHLQYTFGKGVVGQVASTGNHSWVLLDGLRTSVSDSNLVSDCPDEWLLQFALGVKTILLVPVLPHGVLQFGSLETVPAHSKLNLNVLHWLFQVDEDLAVVAFMKDRFNDIHNLMGKAVSSNLNRGIQAPYSWSLLSGLMENTYESSTVGINPLKVETSEDIGNNRRNDNLLSTLEQFVQFPTIEDPHFGIDPSVLKNAGECEIGVPAFCSTGEANTVNQSTHTSVLDMVENQIFGLSCQEEELFAFSQNGGYNFGVFGESFGGFNSNTAGSAAEQLFKFNNDTRHNSVNNFFEFPETSELHKALGTSFQRQTNEQLWDLSISIDDTCSSSGVQKDLISSINPPWFSNGCDAENLLEASVAKDDTSSSISDGIKSCTTSSRQFSASYKQLKFEEGGPMECEPMIWSHTSALPATRKTSSSFTGMMNTVVDNEQEEKGTKGHTPTQPKREQKLSGTNARRAKPGNSPKLRPRDRQLIQDRVKELRELVPNGAKCSIDGLLDRTIKHMMYLRSMSNQAEKLKSYAHQDQEMILFKELAVYPLFYQIISCITSLTWSEMMLQAPRCNNTNETPSGSSNGTSRAFELGNELQISPIVVEDLEHPGHMLIEMLCDEHGLFLEIAQAIRRLELTVLKGVMETRSNNLWAHFVVEAPRGFHRMDVFWPLLHLLQRRRGSLSSKI
- the LOC133723359 gene encoding transcription factor LHW-like isoform X6, producing MNGCFSLHWGSRQFCLYLYFHMEFCNLAPWKRFQVDEDLAVVAFMKDRFNDIHNLMGKAVSSNLNRGIQAPYSWSLLSGLMENTYESSTVGINPLKVETSEDIGNNRRNDNLLSTLEQFVQFPTIEDPHFGIDPSVLKNAGECEIGVPAFCSTGEANTVNQSTHTSVLDMVENQIFGLSCQEEELFAFSQNGGYNFGVFGESFGGFNSNTAGSAAEQLFKFNNDTRHNSVNNFFEFPETSELHKALGTSFQRQTNEQLWDLSISIDDTCSSSGVQKDLISSINPPWFSNGCDAENLLEASVAKDDTSSSISDGIKSCTTSSRQFSASYKQLKFEEGGPMECEPMIWSHTSALPATRKTSSSFTGMMNTVVDNEQEEKGTKGHTPTQPKREQKLSGTNARRAKPGNSPKLRPRDRQLIQDRVKELRELVPNGAKCSIDGLLDRTIKHMMYLRSMSNQAEKLKSYAHQDQEMILFKELAVYPLFYQIISCITSLTWSEMMLQAPRCNNTNETPSGSSNGTSRAFELGNELQISPIVVEDLEHPGHMLIEMLCDEHGLFLEIAQAIRRLELTVLKGVMETRSNNLWAHFVVEAPRGFHRMDVFWPLLHLLQRRRGSLSSKI